AGAGTTGAAAGGTTTCAGCAAAGATTCGATCGAGGTAAGAATGTTAGAGGAATGTGAAGAACTAATAAAAACTAAAAATTATAAAAGAATAGCTGCTAAACTAAAGACCAACGAAGGGAGAATCAGAGAAGCCTTTGATAATCTTGCCAATTTAGAACCAAGGCCATTAAGAAAATATGGTTTTCCAAAAACGGATTACATCATCCCTGATTTTAAGATAAAAATTGAAGAAGATAAAATTAGTTTTGAATTTAATGAAGAAAATTTACCTAAATTAAAGATTGCCAATTATTACCGAGAAATTTTACTAAATCCCACTAATTATGGGAAAGAGCAAGTGGAATTTGTAAGAAGAAAGTTTAAAAATGCTATTATGTTTATTAAAGCATTAGAAATGAGAAAACAAACTTTAAAGAAAATAATGGAATATATTATTGAAAATCAACGAGAATTCTTTTTGGTAAATCGCGAGATGATAAAACCTCTTTCTATTAAAGAATGTGGCGAAAAATTGGGGATCCATCCTTCTAATATTTCTCGGGCAATTGCCGGAAAATATATGGAGACGCCTTTTGGTATTTTTGCTCTTCGTTCTTTTTTCTCTTCCGGTATTGGTGCAGTTTCTAAATCGACAATCAAAGCAAAAATTAAAAGTTTAATTGAAAAGGAAGATAAAAATAATCCACTCACCGATGAAGAGATTGTTGAGAAACTAAAAGAAATGGGAATAAATATTAAAAGAAGAACGGTTGCTAAATATCGTCAGGAATTAAACATTCCTAAGACCAGTGAAAGGAAGAATAAATAATGGTTATTGGTACCGCTGGTCATATTGATCACGGTAAATCGGCTTTAGTAAAGGCACTTACCGGTTACGACCCCGACCGTTTAAAAGAAGAAAAAGAAAGGGGTATGACCACTGATTTAGGGTTTGCCTTTTACGGCGATAAAGCAACCGTTATTGACGTTCCAGGGCACGAGAAATTTATTCG
This genomic window from candidate division WOR-3 bacterium contains:
- the rpoN gene encoding RNA polymerase factor sigma-54 — its product is MKQEFRLEQKLILTPQLLLNLKLLALPILDLEMVIEQELATNPCLEAEEEEKEIEEISEEEKRDNEDEFSLDDLLPEENYSLSTSPTGAEVDLLDVANPAPITSIDELFTRLRQKIDKEDYFIAEFLCNSLDENGFLEFPIEEIAHTLGVGEERIKKIIEIMKKIEPGGIGSRTLKEALIAQLELKGFSKDSIEVRMLEECEELIKTKNYKRIAAKLKTNEGRIREAFDNLANLEPRPLRKYGFPKTDYIIPDFKIKIEEDKISFEFNEENLPKLKIANYYREILLNPTNYGKEQVEFVRRKFKNAIMFIKALEMRKQTLKKIMEYIIENQREFFLVNREMIKPLSIKECGEKLGIHPSNISRAIAGKYMETPFGIFALRSFFSSGIGAVSKSTIKAKIKSLIEKEDKNNPLTDEEIVEKLKEMGINIKRRTVAKYRQELNIPKTSERKNK